From Daphnia pulicaria isolate SC F1-1A chromosome 11, SC_F0-13Bv2, whole genome shotgun sequence, the proteins below share one genomic window:
- the LOC124315272 gene encoding cytochrome P450 4C1-like isoform X2: MPWIYPEGSIWLLKITDILNTFQFKWTKQYGGIYRIFVGTHCFIPVSSPVLLETILSSHKIIDKGISYEQLHPWLGQGLLTSSGDLWRSRRKLLTPAFHFSILNNFVEVFNEQSRILCGIFGELCQSSPDGKGEIDVYPLITRCSLDIICDAVMGTKMNAQVEDSDYVKAVYRIGQVFVERFQKPWLKNPRIFSLSALGREHDQLLKTLHGFTENVIRKRQETFVKQTHLKIEAEEAEAGIRGKGKLPLLDLLLKVSDDGRVLSAHDIRQEIDTFMSAGHDTTSSLIGWFLYSMASNPECQETVFNELQDVFGESERDCTQEDIPNLKYFDCCIKETLRIYPSVPAFERNVQEDVKIGEYLIPAGTTLQCLTLAIHRNPEFFPDPLAYKPERFFPEEAIGRHPYAYIPFSAGPRNCIGQRFALLESKVVLSSLLRRYKFELSPYAKPPIPSYHVILKSLTGINLVVSQR, encoded by the exons ATGCCTTGGATCTATCCGGAGGGCTCGATC TGGCTTTTGAAAATTACAGATATACTCAATACGTTTCAATTTAAATGGACGAAACAATACGGAGGGATTTATAGAATTTTCGTTGGAACGCACTGCTTCATACCTGTTTCATCACCCGTACTGCTAGAG ACGATTTTGAGCAGCCATAAAATCATTGATAAAGGTATATCATATGAACAGTTGCATCCATGGTTAGGACAAGGTCTTCTTACAAGTTCGG GGGACCTGTGGAGATCACGCCGGAAACTGCTGACGCcagcttttcatttttcaattctgAATAATTTTGTCGAAGTTTTCAACGAACAAAGCCGCATCCTCTGTGGAATTTTCGGTGAACTTTGTCAATCTTCTCCAGACGGTAAAGGAGAAATAGATGTCTACCCATTGATTACAAGGTGTTCGCTTGACATTATttgcg ACGCTGTGATGGGAACGAAAATGAACGCGCAGGTTGAGGATTCTGATTACGTAAAGGCGGTTTACAG AATTGGACAGGTGTTCGTGGAACGGTTCCAAAAGCCATGGTTAAAAAATCCtagaattttctctctttccgcTCTGGGACGAGAACACGATCAACTATTGAAAACCCTCCATGGTTTCACCGAAAAC GTGATTCGTAAAAGACAGGAAACCTTCGTCAAACAAAcgcatttaaaaattgaagcgGAAGAAGCGGAAGCTGGAATca GAGGGAAAGGAAAATTACCACTACTAGATTTGTTGCTTAAAGTTTCAGACGACGGAAGAGTTCTTTCTGCGCATGACATACGACAAGAAATTGATACGTTCATGTCTGCG GGGCATGATACAACAAGTTCCCTTATAGGCTGGTTTTTATACTCTATGGCATCGAATCCAGAATGTCAG gaGACGGTGTTCAATGAATTACAAGATGTCTTTGGAGAATCGGAAAGAGACTGCACTCAAGAGGATATTCCCAATTTGAAGTATTTTGATTGTTGCATCAAGGAGACGTTGAGGATTTATCCCAGTGTCCCTGCGTTTGAAAGGAATGTTCAAGAAGATGTCAAAATTG GAGAATATTTGATACCCGCCGGAACTACTTTGCAATGTTTAACTTTGGCTATTCATCGAAATCCTGAATTCTTCCCTGATCCTTTGGCTTACAAACCTGAACGATTTTTTCCTGAGGAAGCCATCGGTCGACATCCGTATGCCTACATCCCGTTTAGTGCTGGGCCACGGAACTGTATCG GTCAAAGATTTGCGTTGCTAGAAAGCAAGGTCGTGCTATCGAGTCTTCTCCGCCGTTATAAGTTTGAGCTTTCACCCTACGCCAAGCCTCCCATTCCTTCATACCACGtaattttaaagtctttaactgGCATCAATTTAGTTGTCTCCCAGCGTTGA
- the LOC124315668 gene encoding larval cuticle protein LCP-22-like: protein MKIVIVVALLALVAAQKDNEPVAIVSSNSEMNADGSYTYAFETADGTKVEESGSQKQVGPKPEDIGTVSKGSYSYTSPDGVVITVNWTADENGFQATGDHLPTPPPMPEHVVKMLADLKAAGVL from the exons atgaaaatc GTAATTGTTGTCGCTCTCTTGGCTCTTGTCGCTGCTCAGAAAGACAATGAACCCGTTGCCATCGTCTCGTCCAACAGCGAAATGAACGCAGACGGAAGCTACACATATGC tttcgaaACTGCTGATGGTACTAAGGTTGAAGAAAGTGGAAGCCAGAAGCAAGTGGGTCCCAAACCCGAGGATATTGGCACCGTCTCCAAGGGATCTTACTCGTACACTTCTCCGGACGGAGTCGTCATCACCGTCAACTGGACCGCCGATGAGAACGGTTTCCAGGCAACTGGTGACCATTTGCCTACTCCTCCTCCCATGCCCGAGCACGTCGTCAAGATGCTCGCCGATTTGAAAGCGGCTGGCGTTTTGTAA
- the LOC124315671 gene encoding uncharacterized protein LOC124315671 — MKFVIVVALFSVAIAAPTMNKETVAIVSLDNEVNIDGSDIHDVEYADGTKIQEQQNEKYIGTKPEDIGIASKGSYSYNFPETIITVNWVTDEKTKVVHAYIQISYPVLQNLCRSMSCTTPDDGQ, encoded by the exons ATGAAATTT GTAATTGTCGTCGCTCTCTTCTCGGTGGCGATCGCCGCACCCACCATGAATAAGGAGACCGTAGCTATCGTCTCATTGGACAACGAAGTCAACATAGACGGAAGCGACATCCACGA TGTAGAGTATGCGGATGGAACGAAAATCCAAGAGCAGCAGAATGAGAAGTACATCGGTACCAAACCGGAAGACATTGGCATCGCTTCCAAGGGATCTTACTCTTACAATTTCCCGGAGACCATCATCACTGTCAACTGGGTGACTGACGAAAAAACTAAAGTTGTCCACGCTTACATTCAAATAAGCTACCCGGTTCTCCAAAATCTTTGTAGGTCTATGTCTTGCACGACTCCCGATGATGGCCAGTGA
- the LOC124315196 gene encoding uncharacterized protein LOC124315196 produces MGESISKSEISVNSNQWSVSVPKTKAVLVSENIRPKLLNHNSNCKGKKIITLQEYRKHIGHKVINQKSTEKLGIAAKPESNLEEKCCGQSPNPDRVTCPLCGYLVSTNKCMKCMHVFEKEKMFHHTSNIKSLPGNKSSRISQMSKVSSDGTRHPRTQNALTSRQSRARFEEPQCVTLSSDEDDDSFQETKKLKCDGTNKSSEKLDENPSIVIQVQPNIIESEASNGVSMDLPVDTEGNLGSNDILLWKEGGLNGPFFAVNCRSVRIGSYKIVPVGRVLFSSEGIMLRAPVFYNQDKPSEKSAVFNVAIPAQQILKVHAHFSRILKVIFLNVGPSWCRQLSKKLGLSKSGPYWDSASEDENHKRLTLFPNDLDDAAKNAIKQVFVSQGVYHEIDHTEAYRLLIISSPPEIRDALKRLPTSTAVSAEASVSTTETQDVNGDGKEDSCKVELRYVANTGHGEMNVIKHMTNLFVQQSNCDVQFSFEGSRIKVGGHATILAARSPVFAAMFQHDMQEKKTGKVVIKDIKPDIFKDLLHYIYSGRTSAPLNQKTAQMMFMAADKYNIDDLKEYCATFLLSRMQTTDALDLLIWAHLNSIEKIKEASLNFVAANGKVIFKTSEWEKIITTHPDLCLLVTRRV; encoded by the exons ATGGGGGAATCGATTTCCAAGTCTGAAATTAGTGTAAATTCTAACCAGTGGTCAGTTTCGGTACCGAAGACTAAGGCTGTTTTAGTTTCTGAAAATATTCGACCGAAACTACTGAACCATAACTCAAATTGTAAGGGCAAGAAGATAATAACACTTCAAGAATACAGAAAACATATTGGTCACAAAGTGATCAATCAAAAATCCACTGAGAAACTTGGGATCGCA gcTAAACCAGAGTCAAATTTAGAAGAGAAATGCTGTGGACAATCACCAAATCCAGATAGAGTTACTTGCCCCCTATGTGGATATTTGGTTTCCACTAATAAATGTATGAAGTGCATGCACgtctttgaaaaagaaaaaatgtttcatcacACTTCAAATATTAAGTCATTACCTGGAAACAAATCATCCAGAATCTCTCAGATGTCAAAGGTTTCTTCGGATGGCACCCGACACCCTCGGACTCAAAATGCTCTAACTTCTAGACAGAGTAGAGCCAGGTTTGAGGAGCCACAGTGTGTAACACTTAGTagcgatgaagatgatgactcctttcaggaaacaaaaaaactcaaatgtgATGGTACTAACAAATCCTCTGAAAAATTGGATGAAAACCCTTCAATTGTGATTCAAGTACAGCCcaatattatagaaa GTGAAGCTTCAAATGGTGTCTCGATGGATTTGCCTGTTGATACAGAAGGGAACCTTGGATCAAACGATATACTCCTCTGGAAAGAAGGTGGATTGAATGGACCTTTCTTTGCCGTAAACTGCCGATCTGTTCGTATTGGATCATATAAGATTGTTCCAGTGGGACGTGTGTTATTCTCGTCCGAAGGAATTATGCTGCGAGCTCCAGTTTTTTACAACCAAGATAAGCCATCAGAAAAGAGCGCTGTATTTAATGTAGCTATACCAGCTCAGCAAATACTAAAAGTGCATGCTCATTTCAGCCGAATTTTGAAAGTCATCTTCCTAAATGTTGGTCCAAGCTGGTGTCGCCagctttcaaaaaaattagggCTATCCAAAAGTGGCCCATATTGGGATTCTGCTAGCGAAGACGAAAATCACAAACGATTGACACTTTTTCCCAATGATTTGGACGATGCAGCGAAGAACGCAATCAAACAAGTTTTCGTTTCTCAAGGTGTTTATCACGAAATTGATCATACCGAGGCCTATCGACTCTTGATTATTTCCTCACCTCCAGAAATTCGTGATGCGCTTAAACGTCTCCCCACGAGCACTGCTGTATCAGCAGAAGCGAGTGTTTCGACAACTGAAACGCAAGATGTGAATGGTGATGGCAAAGAAGACTCGTGCAAAGTTGAA tTACGTTACGTTGCCAATACCGGTCACGGTGAAATGAATGTCATCAAACATATGACGAACCTGTTTGTTCAGCAATCAAACTGCGATGTTCAGTTCTCTTTCGAAGGAAGCCGAATAAAAGTGGGCGGGCACGCTACCATCTTGGCAGCCAGAAGTCCCGTTTTTGCCGCCATGTTCCAGCACGACATGCAGGAGAAGAAGACGGGAAAAGTCGTGATAAAAGACATCAAGCCGGATATTTTCAAGGACCTGCTTCACTACATATACTCCGGCCGAACTTCAGCCCCCCTGAATCAGAAGACTGCCCAGATGATGTTTATGGCTGCCGACAAGTACAACATCGACGACCTGAAAGAATATTGCGCCACTTTCCTTCTCTCCCGAATGCAAACGACCGACGCCCTCGACTTGTTGATCTGGGCACACCTGAACTCGATCGAGAAAATCAAGGAAGCTTCTCTTAATTTCGTGGCCGCCAACGGAAAAGTGATTTTCAAAACGAGTGAGTGGGAGAAAATTATCACTACCCACCCTGACCTCTGTTTGCTAGTCACCCGACGAGTGTAA
- the LOC124315272 gene encoding cytochrome P450 4C1-like isoform X1, protein MNSFYSFCVAFFVIGLILVLAIIGWWIFIHTSPFHVTVNKIPGPKFYLPLIGNALDLSGGLDHILNTFQFKWTKQYGGIYRIFVGTHCFIPVSSPVLLETILSSHKIIDKGISYEQLHPWLGQGLLTSSGDLWRSRRKLLTPAFHFSILNNFVEVFNEQSRILCGIFGELCQSSPDGKGEIDVYPLITRCSLDIICDAVMGTKMNAQVEDSDYVKAVYRIGQVFVERFQKPWLKNPRIFSLSALGREHDQLLKTLHGFTENVIRKRQETFVKQTHLKIEAEEAEAGIRGKGKLPLLDLLLKVSDDGRVLSAHDIRQEIDTFMSAGHDTTSSLIGWFLYSMASNPECQETVFNELQDVFGESERDCTQEDIPNLKYFDCCIKETLRIYPSVPAFERNVQEDVKIGEYLIPAGTTLQCLTLAIHRNPEFFPDPLAYKPERFFPEEAIGRHPYAYIPFSAGPRNCIGQRFALLESKVVLSSLLRRYKFELSPYAKPPIPSYHVILKSLTGINLVVSQR, encoded by the exons ATGAATAGTTTCTACAGTTTCTGTGTAGCTTTTTTTGTAATAGGATTGATCCTCGTGCTTGCAATTATAGGATGGTGGATATTTATTCACACTTCACCTTTTCATGTGACAGTTAATAAAATTCCTGGTCCCAAGTTCTACCTTCCTCTAATTGGAAATGCCTTGGATCTATCCGGAGGGCTCGATC ATATACTCAATACGTTTCAATTTAAATGGACGAAACAATACGGAGGGATTTATAGAATTTTCGTTGGAACGCACTGCTTCATACCTGTTTCATCACCCGTACTGCTAGAG ACGATTTTGAGCAGCCATAAAATCATTGATAAAGGTATATCATATGAACAGTTGCATCCATGGTTAGGACAAGGTCTTCTTACAAGTTCGG GGGACCTGTGGAGATCACGCCGGAAACTGCTGACGCcagcttttcatttttcaattctgAATAATTTTGTCGAAGTTTTCAACGAACAAAGCCGCATCCTCTGTGGAATTTTCGGTGAACTTTGTCAATCTTCTCCAGACGGTAAAGGAGAAATAGATGTCTACCCATTGATTACAAGGTGTTCGCTTGACATTATttgcg ACGCTGTGATGGGAACGAAAATGAACGCGCAGGTTGAGGATTCTGATTACGTAAAGGCGGTTTACAG AATTGGACAGGTGTTCGTGGAACGGTTCCAAAAGCCATGGTTAAAAAATCCtagaattttctctctttccgcTCTGGGACGAGAACACGATCAACTATTGAAAACCCTCCATGGTTTCACCGAAAAC GTGATTCGTAAAAGACAGGAAACCTTCGTCAAACAAAcgcatttaaaaattgaagcgGAAGAAGCGGAAGCTGGAATca GAGGGAAAGGAAAATTACCACTACTAGATTTGTTGCTTAAAGTTTCAGACGACGGAAGAGTTCTTTCTGCGCATGACATACGACAAGAAATTGATACGTTCATGTCTGCG GGGCATGATACAACAAGTTCCCTTATAGGCTGGTTTTTATACTCTATGGCATCGAATCCAGAATGTCAG gaGACGGTGTTCAATGAATTACAAGATGTCTTTGGAGAATCGGAAAGAGACTGCACTCAAGAGGATATTCCCAATTTGAAGTATTTTGATTGTTGCATCAAGGAGACGTTGAGGATTTATCCCAGTGTCCCTGCGTTTGAAAGGAATGTTCAAGAAGATGTCAAAATTG GAGAATATTTGATACCCGCCGGAACTACTTTGCAATGTTTAACTTTGGCTATTCATCGAAATCCTGAATTCTTCCCTGATCCTTTGGCTTACAAACCTGAACGATTTTTTCCTGAGGAAGCCATCGGTCGACATCCGTATGCCTACATCCCGTTTAGTGCTGGGCCACGGAACTGTATCG GTCAAAGATTTGCGTTGCTAGAAAGCAAGGTCGTGCTATCGAGTCTTCTCCGCCGTTATAAGTTTGAGCTTTCACCCTACGCCAAGCCTCCCATTCCTTCATACCACGtaattttaaagtctttaactgGCATCAATTTAGTTGTCTCCCAGCGTTGA
- the LOC124315234 gene encoding juvenile hormone esterase-like produces MKSIAPIIALAFLASFYLAEVSPQIILEVPGYGVLNGTTDFSYDAGRLFYAFRSVFYAEKPAPQGRFLPPVPKAPYPMDEIQQATSNNFACPQPGFGDEDCLSLNVYTPQLPSDSNPSLPVLIFIHGGGFTAGFASAFDSVNRYLDHDIVVVVIQYRLGPLGFMSFDTDEVPGNAGIFDQIEALRWVNKNIQYFGGDPNQVTISGESAGSGSVSLLLLAPQARGLFHRAIGESGSVLCGWGIDDIGGVKAISLKIAELAGCPLEPYEDLLNCVQTIDAELLSAAMKEYTNEDKVMNGGLGFSFLPVIQVAGAQRIIESDPRQLFNSGNFTIVPTMFGANQQEGSLTVAGLYDYYLEPNNLTENETFLANDFVPLILKSLFIEDESGELAAQLTEKHLGDAELGNFTSMTPGLTDLSSVLFIKEGTYENLQLISQHNPSAFFYSFEYEGRNSLCNAFFIGNQPPVPHGVCHSDELIYLFVYRFTSIPPSLNAIETEVSRKMLQIWTNFVKYGDPTPDGVALLDGIPKFAPYNAADEFYMAMDEVWTTKSDYTLTYTVTADELNPSPN; encoded by the exons ATGAAGTCAATTGCCCCCATAATAGCCCTTGCTTTCTTGGCCAGTTTTTACCTGGCCGAAGTATCACCGCAAATCATTCTCGAAGTTCCCGGCTATGGCGTTCTAAACGGCACGACTGATTTCTCTTACGATGCCGGACGCCTATTCTATGCCTTCCGCAGCGTCTTCTATGCCGAAAAGCCTGCACCGCAGGGTCGGTTTTTG cCGCCGGTTCCAAAAGCTCCTTATCCCATGGACGAAATCCAACAAGCTACCAGCAATAACTTTGCATGCCCTCAACCTGGTTTCGGAGATGAAGATTGCCTTTCTCTCAACGTTTACACGCCACAA CTGCCATCCGATTCCAATCCTTCTCTTcctgttttgatttttatccACGGAGGTGGCTTTACTGCCGGATTCGCTTCGGCATTCGACTCGGTGAACCGATATTTGGATCACGATATCGTTGTCGTTGTCATTCAATACCGTCTTGGACCGCTTG GATTTATGTCGTTTGACACGGACGAGGTGCCTGGCAATGCTGGTATTTTCGACCAAATCGAGGCTTTACGTTGGGTCAACAAGAACATTCAATATTTCGGAGGCGATCCCAATCAAGTAACCATCTCAGGCGAAAGCGCCGGCAGTGGTAGCGTTTCGCTCTTACTCTTAGCGCCACAAGCCAGAG GACTGTTCCATCGCGCCATCGGTGAGAGTGGCTCCGTTCTTTGCGGATGGGGTATCGATGATATCGGCGGAGTCAAAGCGATTTCGTTGAAAATAGCGGAACTGGCGGGATGTCCACTTGAACCCTATGAGGACCTGCTCAACTGTGTCCAAACCATCGACGCAGAATTACTTTCAGCCGCTATGAAAGAATATACG AATGAAGATAAGGTGATGAATGGTGGTCTCGGATTCAGCTTTTTACCCGTCATTCAAGTGGCTGGAGCTCAGAGGATCATCGAGTCGGACCCACGGCAGCTTTTCAATTCCGGAAACTTCACAATCGTTCCAACGAT GTTTGGTGCAAATCAGCAGGAGGGCTCCCTAACAGTTGCAG GTTTGTACGACTACTACCTCGAACCGAACAATTTGACCGAAAATGAGACCTTTTTGGCCAACGATTTTGTCCCACTGATTCTCAAATCCTTGT TTATCGAGGATGAATCCGGCGAGTTGGCGGCCCAGTTGACCGAGAAACATTTAGGAGATGCCGAATTGGGCAACTTTACATCGATGACGCCTGGACTTACAGAC TTGAGCAGTGTACTGTTCATAAAAGAAGGAACATACGAAAATTTACAGCTCATTTCTCAGCACAACCCAAGCGCATTTTTCTATTCGTTCGAATACGAAGGGAGGAACAGCTTGTGCAATGCCTTTTTTATTGGAAATCAACCACCGGTTCCTCATG GCGTGTGTCATTCTGACGAATTGATCTACCTTTTCGTTTACCGATTTACATCCATCCCGCCGAGTCTTAATGCCATTGAGACCGAGGTCTCAAGGAAAATGCTTCAGATCTGGACAAACTTTGTGAAATATGG CGATCCGACTCCCGACGGCGTAGCCCTGCTGGACGGTATTCCAAAATTCGCGCCATACAACGCAGCGGACGAATTTTACATGGCGATGGATGAGGTTTGGACAACAAAATCGGACTACACTTTGACTTACACAGTGACCGCCGATGAACTCAACCCTTCGCCTAACTAG